In Streptococcus pneumoniae, the sequence CCATGGTTCCGCTGGTTTCAGGAATTCCTGGTGCCATCATTGGGGTTATCGGTGGTGCAACCCTTACTGAAACAGTCTTCGCCTTCCCAGGTATGGGTAAAATGTTGATTGACTCTGTAAAAGCATCTAATAACTCTATGGTCGTTGGTCTTGTCTTCATCTTTACATGTATTTCTATCTTCTCACGTCTTTTGGGAGATATTTGGATGACTATTATTGACCCACGTATTAAATTGACTGAGAAAGGAGGCAAATAATGTCTACAATCGATAAAGAAAAATTTCAGTTTGTAAAACGTGACGATTTTGCCTCTGAAACTATTGATGCGCCAGCATATTCTTACTGGAAATCAGTGTTTAAACAATTTATGAAGAAAAAATCAACTGTAGTCATGTTGGGAATCTTGGTAGCCATCATTTTGATAAGTTTCATCTACCCAATGTTTTCTAAGTTTGATTTCAATGATGTCAGCAAGGTAAACGACTTTAGTATTCGTTATATCAAGCCAAATGCGGAGCATTGGTTCGGTACTGACAGTAACGGTAAATCGCTCTTTGACGGTGTCTGGTTCGGAGCTCGTAACTCCATCCTCATTTCTGTGATTGCGACAGTGATTAACTTGGTTATCGGTGTTTTTGTCGGTGGTATTTGGGGTATTTCAAAATCAGTTGACCGTGTCATGATGGAAGTTTACAACGTCATCTCAAACATCCCACCTCTTTTGATTGTTATTGTCTTGACTTACTCAATCGGAGCTAGATTCTGGAATCTGATTTTTGCCATGAGCGTAACAACATGGATTGGTATCGCCTTCATGATCCGTGTGCAAATCTTGCGCTATCGTGACTTGGAATACAACTTGGCGTCACGTACTTTGGGAACACCAACCTTGAAGATTGTTGCCAAAAATATCATGCCTCAATTGGTATCTGTTATTGTGACA encodes:
- the oppC gene encoding oligopeptide ABC transporter permease OppC, giving the protein MSTIDKEKFQFVKRDDFASETIDAPAYSYWKSVFKQFMKKKSTVVMLGILVAIILISFIYPMFSKFDFNDVSKVNDFSIRYIKPNAEHWFGTDSNGKSLFDGVWFGARNSILISVIATVINLVIGVFVGGIWGISKSVDRVMMEVYNVISNIPPLLIVIVLTYSIGARFWNLIFAMSVTTWIGIAFMIRVQILRYRDLEYNLASRTLGTPTLKIVAKNIMPQLVSVIVTTMTQMLPSFISYEAFLSFFGLGLPITVPSLGRLISDYSQNVTTNAYLFWIPLTTLVLVSLSLFVVGQNLADASDPRTHR